The Spirochaetaceae bacterium genome contains a region encoding:
- a CDS encoding ImmA/IrrE family metallo-endopeptidase, producing the protein MALEVLPLSPTWERRYLPERTAWAQLAIWVSGTNLCENILDGAHSIRADINVPLAPLVDWLVRSWTFIEFEERPGCFPPRNSVRDTLRDWGDTAPPAGITEDRWFDARELWWTRHFLSAGADGARLPNISLVRSGDRLVIEWGPANFPGDHAPRFLSESGQEILEWYAGEEVLAEFARFVAEWLRREDLVGLYPWVHLSDPLRERESRFDEKLHAYTGIDPRVLYEWTDTNTEAGLREGLGLPADGEDAGGSVITQVLRDLPPGFSEPLRSQVWRLDRETGRETNFADGLRATARDAAASGDRAESSGHHAASVVRHHLGLDGKPIEDVEERLRELGAEVIDSGVECLRERMLVGFRQGLGAVVVINRTPRTEAPWGRRFESARALGHLLMDSFREDTLGAASSTFAQPWTRRRSGAFAAELLLPEQALLEEAGHLDSAAQWGIFARIMKRYGVGARTAAFQLWNHRLLSSYQVRDELIDCFSGVER; encoded by the coding sequence TTGGCGTTGGAGGTTCTCCCGCTCTCGCCCACCTGGGAGCGTCGCTATCTCCCCGAACGGACAGCATGGGCGCAACTGGCGATCTGGGTGAGCGGTACGAACCTGTGTGAGAACATTCTGGACGGAGCGCACTCCATTCGAGCGGACATCAACGTCCCGCTTGCTCCCCTGGTGGATTGGCTGGTGCGATCCTGGACGTTCATCGAGTTCGAGGAAAGGCCCGGGTGCTTTCCGCCGCGCAACTCGGTGCGCGACACTCTTCGCGACTGGGGAGACACCGCGCCGCCGGCCGGAATTACGGAAGATCGGTGGTTTGACGCCCGCGAGCTGTGGTGGACGCGACACTTCTTGTCCGCCGGGGCGGATGGCGCCCGGTTACCGAACATATCCCTCGTCCGTAGCGGCGATCGGTTGGTCATCGAGTGGGGGCCGGCCAATTTCCCAGGCGATCATGCCCCTCGGTTCCTTTCGGAGAGCGGTCAGGAGATTCTTGAGTGGTACGCTGGAGAGGAGGTCCTCGCCGAGTTCGCCAGGTTCGTAGCCGAGTGGCTTCGGCGTGAGGATCTGGTAGGCCTGTATCCGTGGGTGCACCTGAGTGACCCGCTTCGCGAGCGGGAGTCTCGCTTCGACGAGAAACTGCACGCCTACACCGGGATCGACCCGCGCGTGCTGTACGAGTGGACGGATACGAACACGGAAGCCGGCCTCCGCGAAGGCCTCGGCCTTCCAGCAGATGGCGAGGATGCTGGTGGCAGCGTCATCACCCAAGTGCTGCGGGACCTGCCACCGGGCTTTTCCGAACCGTTGCGTAGCCAGGTGTGGCGACTGGATCGGGAGACCGGCAGGGAGACGAACTTCGCCGACGGGTTGCGAGCGACTGCACGCGATGCAGCGGCGAGCGGCGATCGTGCGGAGTCGTCGGGGCACCACGCCGCCAGCGTGGTTCGACATCATCTCGGTCTGGATGGAAAGCCGATCGAAGACGTCGAGGAGCGACTCAGGGAACTGGGCGCCGAGGTGATCGACTCTGGAGTGGAGTGCCTCCGGGAGAGGATGTTGGTTGGCTTCCGACAGGGGCTCGGCGCAGTCGTCGTGATCAACCGGACACCGCGTACCGAGGCGCCGTGGGGGCGCCGATTCGAGTCGGCCCGCGCCCTGGGCCACCTGCTGATGGATTCCTTTCGCGAAGACACTCTCGGAGCCGCCTCCAGCACCTTCGCGCAGCCTTGGACGAGACGGCGTTCAGGGGCGTTCGCGGCAGAGTTGCTGTTACCGGAGCAAGCGCTGCTTGAAGAGGCCGGACACCTCGACTCGGCTGCTCAGTGGGGAATTTTCGCGCGCATCATGAAGCGGTACGGCGTGGGCGCGAGAACCGCCGCCTTTCAGCTCTGGAATCACAGGCTGCTCTCAAGTTACCAAGTCCGCGACGAGCTGATCGATTGTTTCTCCGGCGTCGAAAGGTAG
- a CDS encoding single-stranded DNA-binding protein, translating to MRYVARSVVMDRHPEPLLAAARELHRSLAALRFAAPVHTVYDPLDYAWCGFRAYVEAHAPRRARVLFLGMNPGPFGMAQTGVPFGEVRAARDWLGIDCAVRAPAREHPRRRIQGFACPRSEISGARLWGLFRDRFGTPAAFFRDHFVVNYCPLMFVEASGRNRTPDKLPAAERTPLLTRCDRHLLAAVEHLAPRWLVAVGAFAMRAAERALRPLADHERPRTVRILHPSPASPAANRGWPQAVTNALIAAGIWSLDAL from the coding sequence ATGCGCTATGTTGCCCGCAGCGTTGTGATGGACCGCCACCCTGAACCGCTGCTCGCGGCGGCACGTGAGCTGCACCGCAGCCTGGCCGCGCTGCGGTTCGCCGCACCCGTGCACACCGTGTACGACCCGCTCGACTATGCCTGGTGCGGATTCCGCGCCTACGTCGAAGCGCATGCCCCGCGCCGCGCCCGCGTCCTGTTCCTGGGCATGAACCCGGGCCCGTTCGGCATGGCGCAGACCGGCGTGCCGTTCGGCGAGGTGCGGGCGGCGCGCGACTGGCTCGGCATCGACTGCGCGGTGCGGGCGCCGGCCCGCGAGCACCCCCGGCGCCGCATCCAGGGCTTCGCGTGCCCGCGCAGCGAGATCAGCGGCGCCCGCCTGTGGGGACTGTTCCGGGACCGCTTCGGCACGCCGGCGGCGTTCTTCCGCGACCACTTCGTGGTCAACTACTGTCCGCTGATGTTCGTCGAGGCATCCGGCCGCAACCGCACCCCGGACAAGCTGCCGGCCGCCGAACGCACGCCCCTCCTGACGCGCTGCGACCGCCACCTGCTGGCCGCGGTCGAGCACCTGGCCCCGCGCTGGCTGGTCGCGGTCGGCGCATTCGCCATGCGCGCCGCCGAGCGCGCGCTACGTCCGCTGGCGGACCATGAGCGCCCGCGCACCGTACGGATTCTGCACCCCTCACCGGCCAGCCCGGCGGCCAACCGCGGCTGGCCGCAGGCGGTCACCAACGCGCTTATCGCCGCCGGCATCTGGTCGTTGGATGCGCTCTGA